From a single Pseudobutyrivibrio xylanivorans genomic region:
- a CDS encoding DMT family transporter: MKWIYLLIAGALEITWAVAIKMSNGFTVLIPSIITGVGYIASAVFLAIALRQLPLGTAYAMWTGMGILGTTLLGVFLFHEKLVVPQVICVILIVVGIAGLKILAKE, encoded by the coding sequence ATGAAGTGGATTTATCTATTGATTGCCGGAGCGTTGGAAATCACCTGGGCTGTGGCAATAAAAATGTCTAACGGATTTACGGTATTGATTCCATCTATTATCACAGGAGTAGGATACATAGCCAGTGCAGTATTTTTAGCAATTGCACTTAGACAGTTGCCTTTGGGTACCGCCTATGCCATGTGGACTGGAATGGGAATCCTTGGAACGACGCTGCTTGGTGTATTTCTTTTCCATGAAAAACTGGTGGTTCCACAGGTCATATGTGTTATTCTTATTGTAGTTGGAATTGCAGGACTTAAGATTCTTGCAAAGGAATGA